In Burkholderiales bacterium, the following proteins share a genomic window:
- a CDS encoding fumarylacetoacetate hydrolase family protein, with protein MKLLTFRAGGKTSPGVVDGDDVVDLAAAGLPAGADGDLLEIVKGGDAMLARVRDAVKSGAATKHALSAVQIVAPIFSPSKIVAVGLNYIDHCKEANLPVPGEPVLFAKFPNSVAGPFDDLSWPESFSKEVDYEVELGVVIGKRGVNIPEAQALDYVCGYTTVNDVSARDQQFANAKQWDRGKSFDTSCPYGPYIVTRDEIPDPQTLTVRTVLNGQEMQISNTRNMVFGVAKLISYISQGTTLNPGDLIPTGTPFGVGFSRKPPVYLKDGDECVCEVEKIGAIRNKIKLR; from the coding sequence GTGAAGCTACTGACGTTTCGTGCCGGCGGCAAGACGAGCCCGGGCGTTGTGGACGGCGATGACGTCGTCGATCTCGCGGCTGCCGGCCTTCCGGCCGGCGCCGACGGCGATCTGCTGGAGATCGTGAAAGGCGGCGATGCAATGCTCGCGCGCGTGCGCGACGCGGTGAAGAGCGGGGCGGCCACGAAGCACGCCTTAAGCGCCGTGCAAATCGTCGCGCCGATCTTCTCGCCGTCGAAAATCGTGGCCGTGGGGCTGAACTACATCGACCACTGCAAGGAAGCGAACCTGCCGGTGCCCGGCGAGCCGGTGCTCTTCGCGAAGTTTCCGAACTCGGTGGCGGGACCGTTCGACGACCTGTCGTGGCCCGAGTCGTTCTCGAAGGAAGTGGATTACGAAGTCGAGCTCGGCGTGGTCATCGGCAAACGCGGCGTGAACATCCCCGAAGCGCAGGCGCTCGATTACGTCTGCGGTTACACGACCGTCAACGACGTTTCCGCGCGCGACCAGCAGTTCGCCAACGCCAAGCAATGGGACCGCGGCAAGTCGTTCGACACCTCGTGTCCGTACGGCCCGTACATCGTCACGCGCGACGAGATTCCGGATCCGCAGACGCTCACCGTGCGCACGGTGCTCAACGGGCAGGAGATGCAGATCTCGAATACCAGGAACATGGTGTTCGGCGTCGCCAAGCTGATCTCGTATATCTCACAGGGCACGACGCTCAACCCCGGCGACCTCATCCCGACCGGCACGCCGTTCGGGGTGGGGTTCTCGCGCAAGCCGCCGGTCTATCTCAAGGACGGCGACGAGTGCGTGTGCGAAGTCGAGAAGATCGGCGCCATCCGCAACAAGATCAAGCTGCGTTGA
- a CDS encoding TRAP transporter substrate-binding protein, giving the protein MDKIVFRFGGYQGPSSINTRGGVRFGEVLTRELGERIRFELVGDVLALGRNSGDLPGMVESGELAGCYMSTVRFTQEVPELKVLELPFVVRDRPTAIRALNGPLGELFVKRMHEKTPFRSLGFWDNGFRHVTNKVRPIHTPADCKGMRIRTQMSALHAEALGAMGFETISVDIKEFVEQAKGERFQAQENPLTNTFHFGVQKLHRWITLTGHFFGSSALICNAKLYESWPEDVRRAVDTAAREATAFQHALAAEEDDAILAKLDPKENELIRLTAAEHDAFVKAVEPVLAKHRKALDPKLFEYLS; this is encoded by the coding sequence ATGGACAAGATCGTCTTCAGGTTCGGCGGCTATCAGGGGCCGTCGTCGATCAATACGCGCGGCGGTGTGCGCTTCGGTGAAGTGCTGACACGCGAGCTGGGAGAGCGCATCCGATTCGAGCTCGTCGGCGACGTGCTCGCGCTCGGCCGCAACTCGGGGGACCTGCCCGGCATGGTGGAAAGCGGCGAGCTCGCGGGGTGCTACATGTCCACCGTGCGGTTCACGCAAGAAGTCCCCGAGCTCAAGGTGCTCGAGCTGCCCTTCGTCGTGCGCGACCGGCCGACGGCGATACGCGCGCTGAACGGCCCGCTCGGCGAGCTGTTCGTGAAGCGGATGCACGAGAAGACGCCCTTCCGCTCGCTCGGCTTCTGGGACAACGGCTTCAGGCACGTCACGAACAAGGTGCGGCCGATCCATACGCCGGCCGACTGCAAAGGCATGCGCATCCGCACCCAGATGAGCGCCCTGCACGCCGAAGCGTTGGGCGCGATGGGCTTCGAGACCATATCCGTCGATATCAAGGAGTTCGTCGAGCAGGCCAAAGGCGAGCGCTTCCAGGCGCAGGAGAACCCTTTAACGAACACCTTCCACTTCGGCGTGCAGAAGCTGCACCGCTGGATCACGCTCACCGGGCATTTCTTCGGATCGAGCGCGCTGATCTGCAACGCCAAGCTTTACGAGAGCTGGCCCGAGGACGTGCGGCGTGCGGTCGACACCGCGGCGCGCGAGGCGACGGCGTTCCAGCACGCGCTCGCCGCCGAGGAAGACGACGCGATACTCGCGAAGCTCGATCCGAAGGAGAACGAGTTGATCAGGTTGACCGCCGCCGAGCACGATGCGTTCGTGAAGGCGGTCGAGCCGGTGCTGGCGAAGCACCGGAAGGCGCTCGATCCGAAGTTGTTCGAGTACCTGAGCTAG
- a CDS encoding acyl-CoA dehydrogenase family protein, translating into MYNLHLTPEQLEFRDTIRDFVKSEVHPVAIHSDRLQPFEKPLLLDLLDETSRMGLRALALSENAGGAGADTMTSAIVLEELAAGDVDLAMVLGLTSQLGAALFDEALSTDQRAKFLPAFLDERRGHLALAAHDYDAVRGWHYHRDYDEESGGEPTAVKQSNGDWIVDGEYAYVANAPVASLFALQVRTDPKKTGRNGLSTLLVPRDTPGLTIGEPPKATGEVDAEGVDVIRWQHGTGARVTLKNCRVPAASLVGAEGQTPLCGEAYTARAAIQTAAINLGVGRAAFDAAVDYAKIRVQGGRPIVQHQSIGTILADCATKLELARSLIWKAAWTLDNPDAVADRSVDALPLAVMARTYTAEAMEEVALGAAECFGAMGVMRDMPLQKYVHDTMVFLHSADHDSATKLGLAEAVAGFERKQEAA; encoded by the coding sequence TTGTACAACCTGCATCTCACGCCGGAACAGCTCGAGTTCCGCGACACGATCCGCGACTTCGTCAAAAGCGAAGTGCACCCGGTCGCGATCCACTCCGACCGCTTGCAGCCTTTCGAGAAGCCTCTGCTGCTCGATCTCCTCGACGAGACCTCGCGCATGGGGCTGCGCGCGCTGGCGCTGTCCGAGAACGCCGGCGGCGCGGGTGCGGACACCATGACCTCCGCGATCGTCCTCGAAGAGCTCGCGGCGGGCGACGTCGACCTCGCGATGGTGCTCGGCCTAACCTCGCAGCTCGGCGCCGCGCTGTTCGACGAAGCGCTCAGCACCGACCAACGTGCGAAGTTCCTGCCCGCGTTCCTCGACGAGCGCCGCGGGCACCTCGCGCTCGCCGCTCATGACTACGACGCGGTGCGCGGCTGGCACTACCACCGCGATTACGACGAGGAGTCGGGCGGAGAGCCGACGGCGGTCAAACAGTCGAACGGCGACTGGATCGTCGACGGCGAATACGCGTACGTCGCGAACGCGCCGGTCGCTTCGCTCTTCGCGCTGCAGGTGCGCACCGACCCGAAAAAGACCGGCCGCAACGGCCTCTCGACGCTGCTCGTGCCGCGAGACACGCCCGGGCTCACCATCGGCGAGCCGCCGAAAGCGACGGGCGAAGTCGACGCCGAAGGCGTGGACGTCATTCGCTGGCAGCACGGCACCGGGGCGAGAGTCACGTTGAAGAACTGCCGCGTACCCGCCGCGAGCCTCGTGGGGGCCGAAGGCCAGACGCCGCTCTGCGGCGAGGCGTACACCGCGCGCGCCGCGATCCAGACTGCGGCGATCAATCTCGGGGTCGGCCGCGCTGCATTCGATGCCGCGGTCGATTACGCCAAGATCCGGGTGCAGGGCGGGCGTCCGATCGTGCAGCACCAGTCGATCGGCACGATTCTCGCCGACTGCGCGACCAAGCTCGAGCTCGCACGCAGCCTCATCTGGAAAGCGGCGTGGACGCTCGATAACCCGGACGCGGTCGCCGATCGCAGCGTCGACGCGCTTCCGCTCGCGGTCATGGCGCGCACCTACACCGCCGAAGCGATGGAAGAGGTCGCCCTTGGCGCCGCCGAATGCTTCGGCGCGATGGGCGTGATGCGCGACATGCCGCTGCAGAAATACGTGCACGACACCATGGTGTTCCTGCACTCGGCGGACCACGACAGCGCGACCAAGCTTGGGCTGGCCGAGGCGGTCGCGGGTTTCGAACGCAAGCAGGAAGCCGCTTAA